GCGAAACGGTGAGGTCTGTGAGAGTTTCCAGACCTTTGTCAACCCCAACCGCCGCCTGATGCCGGAGATCGTTGGCCTGACCGGGATCACCGACGACATGCTCAGGGACGCGCCGCAGCTCAAGGAGGCATTGAGCGCCTTTCTGGACTTTGTGGACGGGCGGCCCCTGGCTGCCCACAACGCGGAATTTGACATCGGCTTCATCCGGGAGGGCTGCCGGAAGGTGGGGCTTCCATTTCAGCCCACCTATGTGGACTCGCTGATCCTGGCGCAGAATCTGCTGCCGGAGCTGGGGAAATACAAGTTGGACATTGTGGCCGAGGCGCTGAAGCTGCCGGCCTTTAATCACCACCGGGCCAGCGATGACGCGGCCACGGTGGCCTACATGCTCATCCCCTTCTTTGAGATGCTGAAAGGGAAGGGCCTCGGCGACATCCAGGAGGTAAACGGCGAGATGGCCAGACTGCGGCCCCTGGGGAAGAAGGTCAACCGCCAGCCCAAGCACATCATTCTGCTGGCTAAGAACAAGGCGGGGCTCAAGAACCTCTATCAGCTGATCTCCGCCTCCAACCTCAAATACTTTAAGCGTGTGCCCACCATTCCAAAGAGCGAGCTGATCGCCCACCGGGAGGGTCTCATCATCGGCTCCGCCTGCGAGGCGGGGGAGCTGTTCCGGGCCGTGGTGGACCACAAGGACTGGGACGAGCTCAAACGGATCGCCTCCTTCTACGACTACCTTGAGATTCAGCCTCTTTGCAACAACCAGTTTATGCTGCGCAACGGAACCGTGCGGACGGAGGAGGAGCTGCGGGAGTTCAACCGCACCATCTGCCGGCTGGGCGAGGAATTGGGCAAGCCCGTCTGCGCCACCGGCGACGTCCACTTTCAGGAGCCGGAGGACGAGGTATACCGCCACATTTTGCTGGCGTCCAAGAAGTTCCCGGACGCCAACGAACCCCTGCCCATCTACTTCAAGACAACGGACGAGATGCTGACGGAGTTTTCCTATTTGGGTGAGGAGAAGGCCCTTGAGGTGGTGGTGAAAAACCCCCAGGCCATTGCCGACCAGGTAGAGGTCATTGAGCTGCTGCCCAAGGGCCAGCTGTTCCCGCCCCGGCTGGAAAACTCCAAGGAGGATTTGAACCGCCTGGTCTGGGAGAAGGTGCACGCCCTCTACGGCGAGGATCCGCCCCAGCTGATTGTGGACCGCCTGAATGTGGAGCTGGGCGGCATTCTTGGCAAGTATGACGTGGTTTACATGTCCGCCCAGAAGCTGGTCCAGCGGTCCTTGGAAAACGGCTATCTTGTGGGCTCGCGAGGCAGCGTGGGATCGTCTCTTGTGGCCTATATGTCGGGTATTACGGAGGTCAACTCCCTGCCGCCCCACTACCGCTGTCCCAAATGCAAACACTCTGAGTTCATCCAGGACGGCTCCTACGGCTGCGGCGCGGATATGCCGGACAAGGTATGTCCGGTCTGCGGAGAGCAGTATGTAAAAGACGGCTTTGACATCCCCTTTGAGACCTTTTTGGGCTTCGGAGGCGGCAAGGTGCCTGATATCGATCTGAACTTCTCCGGCGAGTACCAGGCCAAAGCCCACCGCCACGCCATTGAGATGTTCGGCGAGACCCAGGTGTTCCGGGCCGGAACCATTGGCACGCTGGCGGAGAAGACCGCCTACGGCTTCGTGAAAAAGTACCTGGAGGAAAACGGCATGAGCGCCGGCAGAGCGGAGGAGAACCGCCTAACCCTGGGCTGCGTGGGAACCCGCCGCACCACCGGGCAGCATCCCGGCGGGCTGGTGGTGGTGCCCGACGACATGGACATCGAGGACTTCTGCCCGGTTCAGCACCCGGCGGACGACCCCAACAGCGATACGGTCACCACCCACTTTGAATATCACTGCATGGAGGACAACCTCCTGAAGCTGGACATGTTGGGACACGATGATCCCACCATGGTGCGCATGATGCAGGACCTGACCGGCGTGGACCCCCACGGCATCCCCTTGGACGACCCGGACACCATGTCCATCTTCACCTCCAGCAGGGTGCTGGGGTATGAAAACGACGAAATCCTTGGCCCCACCGGCGCTGTGGCCATTCCGGAGTTCAACACCCGTTTTACCCGCCAGATGCTGGTGGACACCCAGCCCAAGGACTTCAACACCCTTGTGCGGCTGTCCGGCTTCTCCCACGGCACCGACGTGTGGCTGGGCAACGCCCGGGAGCTGATCGTCAGCGGCACGGCCTCCGTTCTCGAGACGGTGGGCTGCCGGGATGACATTATGCTCTACCTGATCTCCAAGGGCCTGGAGGCCAAGATGTCCTTTAAGATCATGGAATCTGTCCGTAAGGGAAAGGTGAAGAAAAACGGCTTTGAGGACGGCTGGGTGGAGGCCATGGAGTCCCACGGCGTGCCGGCGTGGTACATCGATTCCTTGGCCAAGATCGGCTACCTCTTCCCCAAGGCCCACGCGGTGGCCTACGTGATGATGGCCTTCCGAATCGCCTGGTACAAGGTTCATGAGCCGCTGGCCTTCTATGCCACCTTCTTCTCGGTCCGTGCAAAGGCCTTTGACGCGGAATACTGCTGCGCCGGGCTGGACGCGGTGAAGAAAAAAATCCGGGAGATTGAAAACAACAAGGACGCCACGGCGGTGGAGCAGGACCTGCTGACCACCCTGGAGGTGTGCTATGAGTTCTATCTCCGGGGCTTCCACTTTGACACCATCAACATCTATGAATCCGACGCCACCAAGTTCAAGGTGGTGGAAAAGGGGTTGCTGCCGCCCTTTACCTCTGTCCATGGACTGGGCGAGTCCGCCGCGCTGGACACCGTGGAAAAGCGGAGGGGAAAGCACTTCATCTCCATCGAGGAGTTCTCCATGTGCTGCAGCAAGCTGTCCAAGACCCATATCGAACAGCTGAGGGGACTGGGCGCGTTCGCGGGCATGGCGGAAACCAGCCAGATCACCCTCTTCTAAGGAAAAGGCAGCCGCTTATCAAAAGCGGCTGCCTTTTTGACAGTTACCGGGAGTAGACGACCTTGCCGCCCAGAATGGTGTGATCCACCAAAATGTCCCGCAGCGCCTCGGCTTCCACGGCAAAGGGGTCTTTGTCCAAAACCGCCATGTCCGCCAGCTTGCCCTCGGTGATGGTGCCCTTGCGATGATCCTCAAAGGCGGAGTAGGCGCCGTTGATGGTGAAG
This window of the Dysosmobacter acutus genome carries:
- a CDS encoding PolC-type DNA polymerase III — its product is MAQKIPFFDMFADLTPPRELHLKLYGSYLSGAVMDRSLRSITLQLVTEVELCGKEVSDLQEMIAGVYGFSKVKIDASCQRPAPKVSAKSGGKGGKAPSQILLGSVIKGSPVPMEDLNPKMGTVTVEGKVFFADCHETRRPGVWSLSFDMTDFRNSITVRKMLRDQEVEQLKDAISPGMWLRVQGKMELTYDGRDVQLNPYCINVVEHTQRQDTAPEKRVELHLHTKMSNMDALTDTKEVVKEAIRWGHSAIAITDHGVAQSFPEAAKAAGDKIKVIYGVEGYFVNNLDDRIAVHGTQSCAFDGEFVCFDIETTGLKVMQEAITEIGAVVLRNGEVCESFQTFVNPNRRLMPEIVGLTGITDDMLRDAPQLKEALSAFLDFVDGRPLAAHNAEFDIGFIREGCRKVGLPFQPTYVDSLILAQNLLPELGKYKLDIVAEALKLPAFNHHRASDDAATVAYMLIPFFEMLKGKGLGDIQEVNGEMARLRPLGKKVNRQPKHIILLAKNKAGLKNLYQLISASNLKYFKRVPTIPKSELIAHREGLIIGSACEAGELFRAVVDHKDWDELKRIASFYDYLEIQPLCNNQFMLRNGTVRTEEELREFNRTICRLGEELGKPVCATGDVHFQEPEDEVYRHILLASKKFPDANEPLPIYFKTTDEMLTEFSYLGEEKALEVVVKNPQAIADQVEVIELLPKGQLFPPRLENSKEDLNRLVWEKVHALYGEDPPQLIVDRLNVELGGILGKYDVVYMSAQKLVQRSLENGYLVGSRGSVGSSLVAYMSGITEVNSLPPHYRCPKCKHSEFIQDGSYGCGADMPDKVCPVCGEQYVKDGFDIPFETFLGFGGGKVPDIDLNFSGEYQAKAHRHAIEMFGETQVFRAGTIGTLAEKTAYGFVKKYLEENGMSAGRAEENRLTLGCVGTRRTTGQHPGGLVVVPDDMDIEDFCPVQHPADDPNSDTVTTHFEYHCMEDNLLKLDMLGHDDPTMVRMMQDLTGVDPHGIPLDDPDTMSIFTSSRVLGYENDEILGPTGAVAIPEFNTRFTRQMLVDTQPKDFNTLVRLSGFSHGTDVWLGNARELIVSGTASVLETVGCRDDIMLYLISKGLEAKMSFKIMESVRKGKVKKNGFEDGWVEAMESHGVPAWYIDSLAKIGYLFPKAHAVAYVMMAFRIAWYKVHEPLAFYATFFSVRAKAFDAEYCCAGLDAVKKKIREIENNKDATAVEQDLLTTLEVCYEFYLRGFHFDTINIYESDATKFKVVEKGLLPPFTSVHGLGESAALDTVEKRRGKHFISIEEFSMCCSKLSKTHIEQLRGLGAFAGMAETSQITLF